The sequence GATCTGCGCAACAAGTACCTGCGTCATGACAAGAAATTCCCTCACGTCTGGTGCCCCGGGTGCGGCATAGGTGTGGTCATGGCTTCCCTGATCAGGGCGGTTGACAGTCTTGGGATCGAAAAGGATGATATCGTACTTGCTTCGGGCATCGGCTGTTCCGGACGGATGCCGGTCTATGTTGATTTCAATACCCTCCATACCACCCACGGCCGTTCCCTTACTTTCGCCACCGGCGTCAAACTCGCGAATCCCGATTTAAAAGTGATTACCGTCATGGGCGATGGCGACGCCACGGCAATCGGCGGGAATCACTTCATCCATGCCGCTCGTCGCAACCTTGATATGACCGCCATCATTATCAATAACCAGATCTACGGCATGACCGGTGGGCAGTTTTCTCCGACCACTCCGTATGGAGCTTTCGCCACCACCGCCAGCTACGGCAATGTCGAGCACGCCTTTTCCAT is a genomic window of Pseudomonadota bacterium containing:
- a CDS encoding 2-oxoacid:ferredoxin oxidoreductase subunit beta codes for the protein MADLRNKYLRHDKKFPHVWCPGCGIGVVMASLIRAVDSLGIEKDDIVLASGIGCSGRMPVYVDFNTLHTTHGRSLTFATGVKLANPDLKVITVMGDGDATAIGGNHFIHAARRNLDMTAIIINNQIYGMTGGQFSPTTPYGAFATTASYGNVEHAFSISELAVTAGASFVARGTVYHVPQLDRLIEQGIRKTGFSVIEVISNCHVQYGRRNEMGDPVTMLNWMKKSAVSVKSAAGKTEAEMAGRFSIGVLADLDKPNYLEEYDKIRQRAAQNHIRVNEESTEGKC